The Morococcus cerebrosus sequence AACCAGCCGCAATATACGATGGACGGCATAGACGGGCGGCGGTTTGACGAACAAGGTCGTCTGAAAGAGCATCTGAGCGCAAGAGGAGCGAAACAATTTCCCGAAAGCAACGACGTCCATTTCGAGCTGCCGCACCTCGTCTTCTTCCAAGAAGGCAGCCGGCTTTACGACGTCGGCAGCGACGAGGCCGTGTACAACACCCAAACCAAACAACTCCTGTTCAAACACAACGTCGTCCTGACCAAAGCCGCCGATGCCAAGCGGCAGGCGGGCGTCGTCAAAACCGATCTCCTACACGTCGATACCGAATCGCAATACGCCCAAACCGACACGCCCGTTACCTTCCAATACGGCGAATCGAGCGGCAACGCCGAAGGTCTGACGTATGACCACAAAAAAGGTTTGTTGAACTTCCCATCCAGAGTGAAAGCCACGATTTATGATACAAAAAATATGTAAGGCATGTGTTTTAACCGCATTTTTCGCCACCGCCCCCGCCTACGCCCTGCAAAGCGACAGCAAGCAGCCGATACAGATTGAAGCCGACCAAGGCTCGCTCGACCAAAACAACCAAAGCACCACCTTCACCGGCAACGTCATCATCAAACAAGGCACGCTCAACATCCGCGCCGGCAGCGTCAACGTCTCCCGCAACGACAAAGGCGAACAGTTTATGAAAGCCAGCGGCTCGCCCGTCCGCTTCAGCCAGACGCTCGACGACAACAAAGGTACGGTTAACGGACAAGCAAACAACGTAACCTACTCCTCCGCCATCAACCTCGTTACCCTGACCGGCAACGCCAAAGTCCAACGCGGCGGCGACGTTGCCGAAGGCGCAGTCATCACCTACAACACCAAAACCGAAGTCTATACCATCAACGGCAGCTCGAAATCAGGCGCCAAATCCGCCGCCAAATCCGGCAGGGTCAGCGTCGTCATCCAACCGTCCAGCACCCAAAAAACCAAATAACCCGCATCTGACAACACCAAAGGTCGTCTGAAAACCAACATAGCAAGTTCCCCAAACACCTTTTCAGACGACCTCCGAACCAAGAGTCATTTATGAGCGAAAACACCAGCCACCTCGTCGTTCAAAACCTGCAAAAAAGTTTCAAAAAACGCCAAGTCGTCAAAAGCTTCTCCCTCGAAATCGAAAGCGGCGAAGTCATCGGCCTGCTCGGCCCCAATGGCGCAGGCAAAACCACCAGCTTCTACATGATCGTCGGACTCATCGCCGCCGACGCAGGCAGCGTTACCCTTGACGGACAAGAACTGCGCCACCTGCCCATACACGAACGCGCCCGCCTCGGCGTCGGCTACCTGCCCCAAGAGGCCTCGATTTTCCGCAAAATGACCGTCGAACAAAACATCCGCGCCATTTTAGAAATCAGCACCAAAGACAAAAGCCTCATCGACGGCGAAGTCGAAAAACTGCTTGCCGACCTCAACATCGGCCACCTGCGCCACAACCCTGCCCCCTCCCTGTCCGGCGGCGAACGCCGACGCGTCGAAATCGCCCGCGTACTCGCCATGCAGCCGCGCTTCATCCTCTTGGACGAACCCTTCGCCGGCGTTGACCCCATCGCCGTCATCGACATCCAAAAAATCATCGACTTCCTCAAATCGCGCGGCATCGGCGTACTCATTACCGACCACAACGTACGCGAAACCCTCAGCATCTGCGACAGAGCCTACATTATCAGCGACGGCACCGTCCTCGCCTCCGGCAAGCCGGATGATTTGGTCAACAACGAACAAGTCCGCTCCGTCTATCTCGGCGAAAACTTCAAATACTGATTTCAAATACTGACCATGACAAACCGCACAAGAAATTGTGCGGTTTTTTTAAAATGACGAAACCACCCAAAGTGAGTTGACGCATGCAGTGTAAAGTGTTGAAATACACATATCGAATAAAAAACAAAACGGCGTTCCCCAAAACGCCAAACACACCATAAAACCTTTTCAGACGACCTCTTTGCCATCGAACCAAACTCGAGGACAAATGCCGTCCGAAATATAAAAAACAATCAACATACATTGCACCATGACCTTACTCGGCCTCAAACTTAGGCAGACCCAACAACTCAACCAACGTCTGCAACAATCCCTGCGCATCCTGCAAATGTCCGGTATCGAACTCGAACGCGAGATCGAAGACTGGTTGCAGGACAATCCCCTGCTCGAACGTCCCGAAGCCGACGAATTTGCAGACGCAGAGTTCAATCACGGTACCACCATGCCGCGCAGCAACCACCTCGGCGGCGACGATGCCGAAGATGCGTGGCTCAACATCGCCAAAGAAGAAGATTTCAACCAATACCTGCACGCCCAAGTGTGCGAACACCCCCTTTCCGACAAAGAAGCCGCCTACGTCCACATCCTTATCGACTTCCTGGACGACCAAGGCTATTTCACCGACAGCATTCAAGACGTTATCGACAACACGCCCTTGGAATGGATGCTGGACGAAGACGAGCTGCAAAACGCCCTCGACCTTTTGCAGACCTTCGACCCGCCCGGCGTTGCCGCCGCCGACCTGACCGAATCCCTGATGCTCCAACTCATGCGCCTGCCCGCCAGCCCCGCGCGTCAGGCGGCCGCCCACCTCATCCAAAGTTCGCTGCACGATTTGGGCAAAAACCGCAAACAAAACATCATCCGCTTCCGCAAACTCTTTCCCGAAATCGACAGCGAAACCATAGAAGCCGCACTCGACATCATCGCCACGCTCAACCCCTACCCCGCCTACGGTTTCGCCTCCTCCGAACCGACCGCCTACATCCAGCCCGACGTTTGGGTCAAAGAAGGCAAAGACGGCTGGAAAGTCATCGGCAACGAAGCCGCCTGGCCCAAACTGCAACTCAACCGCGAATACTGCGAACTCATGAAATCCGCAGAAGACGGCGCACCCGAGTGGAAAGAAAAAATCAACGAAGCCAAGCAGCGCATCGACTCCCTCGAACTGCGCAAAAGCACCGTCATCCGCCTTGCCGAATACATCGTCAAAAATCAGGAAGACTTCTTCATCTTCGGCGAAATCGGACTCGCACCCATGCTCATGAAAGACGCCGCCGCCGAATTGGGGCTTGCCGAAAGCACCATTTCGCGCGCCGCCAACCAAAAATATTTGTCTTGCCCGCGCGGACTATTTGCGTTACGCTATTTCTTCACACAGGCAGTCAATTCCGAAGGCGACAAAGAAGGCCTGAGCCAAGGCGCGATTAAAGCCGTTTTGGGGCAGATTATCGAAAACGAAGACAGCAGCAAACCCCATTCCGACGAAACCCTTGTCCGCCTCCTCAAACAACAGGGCATAGACATCGCCCGCCGCACCGTCGCCAAATACAGGGAATCGCTCGACATCCCGCCGGCACACAAACGCAAACTTACCGAATGACAGTTTTAAACCGCAGTTTTCCCGTTCCGTTTCTGACGGACTGAACCCCACCGAAGGAGCTGTATTATGAATCTGAAAATCACCGGTCTGAATTTCGACGTTACCGAGGCCATCAAAAACTACGTTTCCGAAAAATTGGAACGCATCAACCGCCACGCAGCCAACGCCATTTCCGTTACCATTACCCTTTCCGTGGAAAAACTCAATCAACAGGCTGAAGCAGATATCCATCTGGCGGGCAAAGACCTCCACGTCGAGGCCGTTGAACAAGATATGTACGCCGCCATTGATGTTCTGATGGACAAGCTCGACCGTGCGGTGCTGAAACATAAAGAAAAAAGCGGTGATGTCCGCAACACGGTAAAACCTGCCGCAGAATAGTTCACAATCCTAAAGGTCGTCTGAAAACCTATTTTCAGACGACCTTTACATTAAATTTCCTTTTGCGGTACCAACCCGCACATCACCCCATTTCATCAACCCGCTTCTGAGTTTCTTACCCATAGTGGATTGAATTTAATAGAACACGGCAAAGCCGCCCCATTCCATTAAAACCCATCCACATATGACCCAAAATCCAACACATCCCACCTCAATGCCTTATCCCGCCACCCGCCCACTTGCATGAAAACGGAATGAAAGATAACATTCCCCTCCTTGCAGCTGGGATAAAATATATGTTGCAATCGCCGGGCAGTCGGGTAAAGGTGCAAAATGATTCTACACAGCGTCACCGCTTTAACATTCAGCACATTTTAAAACATTAGAAATTAAAACCGCCCGCTGCCGACCTATTCATTTACTTTCATTCAGGTAGTTTATTCATGGATCAAAATAACACTCCACACCCTAATGTACCCAACGACACTGCTGTCATGACCGTCAAGGATTGGATCATCACATTCCTGATACTCGCCATTCCTATCGTAGGCCTTGTCATGATATTTGTCTGGGCATTTGGGGACGGTAACAAAAACCGCAAACACTTCATGCAAGCTTATTTGTGGCTTATGCTGGTTTGTTTCATTATCATGATTCCACTAGTATTTTTTGTAATGACACGCTTTCCTGCCGCAGTAATGCAGCAACAAAATTTTGGGCAGCCTGCATATGAAGCACCAATGAACAACATGCCTTCTGAAAAATTTGATACCAACAGCCTCCCTGAGCAAGAACCATCTGCCGACGACATGTCGGAACAAGAAAACGAAGCTGCCTCAGAAGTTTCTGAAGAAGTTCCCGAAAACGCCGAAGCTGCCCAATAATCAGAATTTGCCCCGGCAAGTCAAAAGGTCGTCTGAAACAGATTTCAGACGACCTTTTAGCATGAATCAATACTGACTAATATAGTGGATTAAATTTAAATCAGGACAAGGCGACGAAGCCGCAGACAGTACAGATAGTACAGCAAGGCGAGGTAACGCCGTCCTAGTTTAAAGTTAATCCACTATAACTCACGATACACCCGCTTTTCAGACGACCCCTCACAAAGTCTCCGCTTGAAACCACGTTTTGCCGTTGGCGGTGCATTCGAGGATGCGCCAGTCGTAGGTTTGGCTGAGGCGTTCGGCGTCCATGATGTCGGCGGTTGCGCCTGCGGCGGTGATGCTGCCGTTTTTCATCAGCGTGATGTGGCCGGCGTAGTGGGCGGCAAGGTTGAGGTCGTGCAGCACCATGACGACGGTCATGCCTTGTTCGGGCAAGGTGGTGAGGTGCTGCATCAGGCTGTGTTGATAGCGGACGTCGAGATGGTTGGTCGGTTCGTCGAGGAAGAGGACTTCGGCATCCTGCAACAGCGCGCGGATGACGGCGGCGCGTTGCTGTTCGCCGCCGGAGAGGGTTTGGATGCGTTTGTGTCGCAAGTCGGCGAGGTCGAAATGCTCGAGCAGGGCTTGGGCGCGTCGGGTGTCTGCCTGTTTGGGTCGCCGATACCAAGCGAGTTTGGGGTATCGCCCGATGAGGACGTATTCGGACAGGGTCATGGGGAGGTTGAAGTGTTCGTGTTGACCGACCCAGGCGATTTTATGCTGTCTGAGCGCGTCCTTCATGGGTGCTCCACACCAGCTTGCTTGCGGATGGTAGAGGAACTGTTTGAGCAGGGTGGACTTGCCCGCGCCGTTGGGGCCGATGACCGCGCTGACGGCGCATTGGGGAAATTCGGCGCGATCCAAAGACAGGATGGTGCGTTTTCCGGCTTTGACGGTGCAGTTTTCGATGAGCAATGCCATGTCAGCTCCTTTGGTCTTTGACAATCAGCCACAGGAAAAACGGTCCACCCAAAATGGCGATGACGATGCCGACAGGCAGGTCGATGGGGTACACCACCCAGCGGGCAAACGTATCGGCGAGCAACATGAAAATCGAGCCGACGGCGGCGGACAGGATAATCAGGCGGGTGCGCGATCCGCCGACTGCCTGCGCCAATACGTTGGGTATCATCATGCCGACGAAACCGATAATACCGCCGAGCGAGACGGCGGCGCCGGTCATCAAAGCCGCGCCGATGATGGTTGCCACGCGGGTGGCGGCGACGCTGATGCCCATGGTGTGCGCCGTTTCGTCGCCCAAGAGCAGATAGTCGAGACGGCGTCCGACGGCGGTCAACACGACCAAACCCGCCAACATCACGCCGCCTGCGTAAGCAGGCGAAACAAAACCTGCTTCGGAGAAGCTGCCCGAGAGCCAAGTCATGGCGCTGCGCAATGCCATGTCGTCTGAAAGGAAGAGAATCAGACTGACCAATGCGCCGCACAAAGCGCTGACCACAAAACCCATGACCAACAGCCCCAGCTTGCCGCCGCCGACCAGACGGTGTCCGAGCAGAATGAGGATGCAGACG is a genomic window containing:
- the lptB gene encoding LPS export ABC transporter ATP-binding protein; this encodes MSENTSHLVVQNLQKSFKKRQVVKSFSLEIESGEVIGLLGPNGAGKTTSFYMIVGLIAADAGSVTLDGQELRHLPIHERARLGVGYLPQEASIFRKMTVEQNIRAILEISTKDKSLIDGEVEKLLADLNIGHLRHNPAPSLSGGERRRVEIARVLAMQPRFILLDEPFAGVDPIAVIDIQKIIDFLKSRGIGVLITDHNVRETLSICDRAYIISDGTVLASGKPDDLVNNEQVRSVYLGENFKY
- the lptA gene encoding lipopolysaccharide transport periplasmic protein LptA, encoding MIQKICKACVLTAFFATAPAYALQSDSKQPIQIEADQGSLDQNNQSTTFTGNVIIKQGTLNIRAGSVNVSRNDKGEQFMKASGSPVRFSQTLDDNKGTVNGQANNVTYSSAINLVTLTGNAKVQRGGDVAEGAVITYNTKTEVYTINGSSKSGAKSAAKSGRVSVVIQPSSTQKTK
- the lptC gene encoding LPS export ABC transporter periplasmic protein LptC gives rise to the protein MKVRWRYGIVFPLVLAVALGGLSAWLGRISEIDIEEVKLNPNQPQYTMDGIDGRRFDEQGRLKEHLSARGAKQFPESNDVHFELPHLVFFQEGSRLYDVGSDEAVYNTQTKQLLFKHNVVLTKAADAKRQAGVVKTDLLHVDTESQYAQTDTPVTFQYGESSGNAEGLTYDHKKGLLNFPSRVKATIYDTKNM
- the hpf gene encoding ribosome hibernation-promoting factor, HPF/YfiA family, encoding MNLKITGLNFDVTEAIKNYVSEKLERINRHAANAISVTITLSVEKLNQQAEADIHLAGKDLHVEAVEQDMYAAIDVLMDKLDRAVLKHKEKSGDVRNTVKPAAE
- the rpoN gene encoding RNA polymerase factor sigma-54, whose amino-acid sequence is MTLLGLKLRQTQQLNQRLQQSLRILQMSGIELEREIEDWLQDNPLLERPEADEFADAEFNHGTTMPRSNHLGGDDAEDAWLNIAKEEDFNQYLHAQVCEHPLSDKEAAYVHILIDFLDDQGYFTDSIQDVIDNTPLEWMLDEDELQNALDLLQTFDPPGVAAADLTESLMLQLMRLPASPARQAAAHLIQSSLHDLGKNRKQNIIRFRKLFPEIDSETIEAALDIIATLNPYPAYGFASSEPTAYIQPDVWVKEGKDGWKVIGNEAAWPKLQLNREYCELMKSAEDGAPEWKEKINEAKQRIDSLELRKSTVIRLAEYIVKNQEDFFIFGEIGLAPMLMKDAAAELGLAESTISRAANQKYLSCPRGLFALRYFFTQAVNSEGDKEGLSQGAIKAVLGQIIENEDSSKPHSDETLVRLLKQQGIDIARRTVAKYRESLDIPPAHKRKLTE
- a CDS encoding FecCD family ABC transporter permease, with translation MKKWLPALPVLSLFLIWFCAGVGEGGWSNPLAADPVLMEIRLPRIFVALLVGAALSASGAALQALFENPLADPSLIGTSGGAAMGVVLAIAMGWNIAVPLAAFAGAFAVCILILLGHRLVGGGKLGLLVMGFVVSALCGALVSLILFLSDDMALRSAMTWLSGSFSEAGFVSPAYAGGVMLAGLVVLTAVGRRLDYLLLGDETAHTMGISVAATRVATIIGAALMTGAAVSLGGIIGFVGMMIPNVLAQAVGGSRTRLIILSAAVGSIFMLLADTFARWVVYPIDLPVGIVIAILGGPFFLWLIVKDQRS
- a CDS encoding ABC transporter ATP-binding protein; its protein translation is MALLIENCTVKAGKRTILSLDRAEFPQCAVSAVIGPNGAGKSTLLKQFLYHPQASWCGAPMKDALRQHKIAWVGQHEHFNLPMTLSEYVLIGRYPKLAWYRRPKQADTRRAQALLEHFDLADLRHKRIQTLSGGEQQRAAVIRALLQDAEVLFLDEPTNHLDVRYQHSLMQHLTTLPEQGMTVVMVLHDLNLAAHYAGHITLMKNGSITAAGATADIMDAERLSQTYDWRILECTANGKTWFQAETL